Proteins from a single region of Canis aureus isolate CA01 chromosome 26, VMU_Caureus_v.1.0, whole genome shotgun sequence:
- the LOC144298845 gene encoding uncharacterized protein LOC144298845, whose amino-acid sequence MALSFLKVISQESVKLRDVAVIFSPDQWACLNPEERQLYKDVMLDNCDYLVSLGHWTYKAEVISTLKKGKDIWMMEKEVMSAPCPACQPALVNYHALNESETIIRQSSHRARYQRLCSFVQHYECEDCSMAFNHITHLTRHQGIHKIEKAPIQGQNTKAFRHCSSFTVFQRIYILDKHLECNHCGKTFNSTSKFIQHQTVHSGLKPYKCGVCQKTFRFLSSFNTHQRFHVGKRPNLILHQKSHTRKKLFACKSCGRAFDSFSEKVQHQKIHVRKKYYTCNYCKKDFRPYSKFILHQRVHTGERPYKCNDCDKSYKSSSNLKKHQKIHTGEKPFSCDECKKTFTQLIDLQRHQHIHTGEKHYICSNCKKTFVRFSDLTQHRRTHTGERPYQCNVCEKTFKYYSNVTKHQKIHSEERPFTCNECQKTFRYCSDLNRHKNIHTKEKLYKCDECQKVFNNNSNLNKHKKIHTGEKPFVCNQCRKAFSLNSKLIRHQKTHDKNKP is encoded by the exons ATGGCCCTTTCGTTTCTAAAGGTGATATCACAG GAGTCAGTGAAATTAAGAGATGTGGCTGTGATCTTTTCTCCGGACCAGTGGGCTTGTCTGAACCCTGAAGAAAGACAATTGTATAAGGATGTGATGCTGGATAACTGTGATTATCTCGTGTCTTTGG GACACTGGACTTATAAGGCAGAAGTGATATCCACTTTGAAGAAAGGGAAGGACATCTGGATGATGGAGAAAGAGGTGATGAGTGCTCCATGCCCAG CATGTCAGCCAGCATTGGTGAATTATCATGCCCTTAATGAATCTGAGACTATCATCAGACAAAGCTCTCACCGTGCTAGGTATCAAAGATTGTGTAGTTTTGTACAGCATTATGAATGTGAGGACTGCAGCATGGCTTTCAACCATATCACCCATCTTACCAGACATCAGGGAATTCACAAGATAGAGAAAGCCCCCATACAGGGTCAAAACACAAAGGCCTTCAGGCATTGCTCATCATTTACAGTCTTCCAAAGAATTTATATTCTAGATAAACATTTGGAGTGTAACCATTGTGGTAAAACCTTTAACAGCACTTCAAAGTTTATTCAACACCAGACTGTGCACAGCGGACTGAAGCCATACAAATGTGGTGTGTGTCAGAAGACCTTCaggtttctctcttcctttaacACACATCAGAGATTTCATGTTGGCAAGAGACCAAACCTGATTCTCCATCAAAAATCTCACACTCGAAAGAAACTCTTTGCCTGTAAGTCTTGTGGAAGGGCCTTTGACAGTTTCTCAGAAAAAGTGCAACACCAAAAGATTCATGTTAGAAAGAAATATTACACATGTAATTATTGTAAAAAGGACTTCAGACCATACTCAAAATTTATCTTACATCAAagagttcacactggagagaGACCCTACAAATGTAATGATTGTGATAAATCCTACAAAAGCAgttcaaatcttaaaaaacatcagaaaattcatactggagagaagccCTTTTCATGTGATGAATGTAAAAAGACCTTTACCCAGCTCATAGATCTTCAACGTCATCAACACatccatactggagagaaacatTACATATGCAGCAATTGTAAAAAGACCTTTGTTCGTTTCTCAGATCTAACTCAACATCGAAGAACTCATACTGGAGAGAGGCCATACCAGTGTAATGTTTGTGAAAAAACCTTTAAATATTACTCAAATGTTACTAAACATCAGAAAATTCATTCTGAAGAGAGGCCCTTTACATGTAATGAATGCCAAAAGACCTTTCGCTATTGCTCAGACCTTAATCGACATAAAAACATTCATACAAAAGAGAAACTTTATAAATGTGATGAATGTCAGAAGGTATTTAACAATAACTCCAATCTTAATAAACACAAGAAAatccatactggagagaaaccttttGTATGTAATCAGTGTAGAAAAGCTTTTAGCTTAAACTCAAAACTTATTCGACATCAGAAAACTCATGataaaaataaaccctaa